A genomic window from Euwallacea fornicatus isolate EFF26 chromosome 6, ASM4011564v1, whole genome shotgun sequence includes:
- the LOC136339627 gene encoding putative glutathione-specific gamma-glutamylcyclotransferase 2, whose translation MWVFGYGSLMWKVDFPYIEKIIGYIKNYERRFYQFSTDHRGTPENPGRVVTLIPASEQSMVYGIAYRIKDCDVANVVKHLDYREKGGYERKTVKFYPKDTSVEPFDMTIYLAAHDNPNYAGHAELDDIAEQVVKSIGPSGPNIDYVCNLAKIMREVVPEAKDDHLFELESKVIKLLKLNDQFKDWLDRCDKA comes from the coding sequence ATGTGGGTATTTGGTTATGGGTCCTTAATGTGGAAAGTTGATTTTCCCTATATTGAGAAAATAATAGGCTACATCAAAAACTATGAGCGTAGGTTCTATCAATTCAGCACAGATCATCGCGGCACCCCAGAAAACCCTGGACGCGTTGTCACACTTATTCCTGCCTCAGAACAGTCCATGGTGTATGGCATTGCTTACAGGATAAAAGATTGTGATGTAGCGAATGTGGTAAAACATTTAGATTACCGAGAAAAGGGTGGTTATGAAaggaaaactgtaaaattctATCCAAAAGACACTTCAGTTGAGCCCTTCGACATGACAATTTATTTGGCTGCTCATGACAACCCAAATTATGCTGGTCATGCTGAATTGGATGATATAGCAGAACAAGTAGTTAAATCTATAGGTCCTAGTGGGCCTAATATTGATTATGTATGCAATTTGGCTAAGATAATGAGGGAAGTTGTGCCTGAAGCTAAAGATGATCACTTATTTGAACTTGAGTCCAAAGTAATTAAGTTGCTAAAATTGAATGATCAATTCAAAGATTGGTTGGACCGTTGTGATAAAGCATGA
- the LOC136339592 gene encoding SCY1-like protein 2 produces the protein MEVFNKYLSQVGSSVSQTVSQLSGVLPGNPVTREYESSAHIASAGPGLLWKIYKGVKRSTKQEASIFVFEKRQLEKWNKHDRELILESLKHGVQQLTKIRHPQVLTVQHSLEESRDSLAFATEPVFASLANVLGETINMPQPANMSDYKFFDIEIKYGMLQIAEGLQFLHNDVKLLHKNICPESIVINNAGVWKIFGLDFCIHNTNPPNQAANFPFQDFSPTLPNVCQPNLNYLAPECVLSQNHSTASDMFSLGMLAYTLHSPGKQGLSPVRDLQQFKTRALQFKNLSPTKLQPIPDDLREFVKLLLNITPEVRPDAHQFIKIPYFHDVGIKTLTYLDSLLQWDNLQKSQFYKGLPEALKKLPHRVKLQRVLSCVVRDLGQPTMVPFILPCIFEIAHDCSKEEYKTFVLPHLKPIMKLIEPIQILLIMLQKMELLLKLTPAEDIQLHVLPMLYRGLDSDSPQIHELCLLVLPTFAGLLDHGNVKNSLLPRIKKLCLSTSTLSVRVNCLLCVGKLLEHLDKWLVLDEVLPFLPQIPSREPAVLMGILGIYKIAMNHKKLGISKEIIATRILPFLIPLCIENGLTLAQFNAITSVVKEMFQAIESEHRTKLEQLNSVKDEEKILASTMPSMTHTVKAVDLRDDLSALSLESSMLSSRKPTPAPSMSMEQKQTIARHQESLNMFNDQRNKEPKILSPSAPQRKDLTSSLSSNDFGDFLSTSPAPINSNLRQLPGGSFTNNVSNANYRQNTTFQPQTANLNQNFSLWMSNQPQNSAFRVQQTQNWSALDSLLPVNLNSTANKTPMNQISGSQIPLIPQAPLNASNNNQLSKSDLLDFLN, from the exons ATGgaagttttcaataaatatttatcccAAGTTGGGAGCTCTGTGAGTCAAACAGTGTCACAATTATCTGGAGTTCTTCCAGGAAATCCTGTGACTCGAGAATATGAATCATCAGCGCACATCGCCTCTGCAGGCCCAGGGctattatggaaaatttacaaGGGAGTTAAAAGGTCTACAAAGCAAGAAGCTTCTATCTTCGTATTTGAAAAAAGACAGCTTGAAAAATGGAACAAACATGATAGAGAATTGATCTTGGAAAGTCTGAAGCATGGAGTACAACAACTGACTAAAATCAGGCACCCACAAGTACTTACAGTGCAGCATTCCTTAGAGGAAAGCAGAGATAGTTTAGCTTTTGCGACAGAACCAGTATTTGCCAGTCTGGCTAATGTTCTAGGAGAAACCATCAATATGCCTCAACCAGCTAATATGTCAGATTACAAGTTTTTTGatatagaaattaaatatGGAATGTTGCAAATTGCCGAAGGGTTGCAGTTCCTGCATAATGACGTCAAATtgcttcataaaaatatatgtcCTGAAAGTATTGTGATTAATAATGCAGGGGTTTGGAAGATTTTTGGACTAGACTTTTGCATTCACAATACCAATCCTCCAAATCAAGCAgctaattttccatttcaagACTTTTCACCCACTTTGCCAAATGTCTGTCAGcctaatttgaattatttggcTCCAGAATGTGTCTTAAGTCAAAATCATTCCACAGCAAGTGATATGTTTTCTTTAG GTATGTTAGCTTATACGTTACATTCCCCTGGCAAACAAGGCTTGTCTCCTGTTCGAGACCTGCAACAGTTTAAGACTAGGGCCctacaatttaaaaaccttaGCCCAACTAAACTTCAACCCATTCCTGATGATCTCAGAGAGTTTGTAAAACTATTATTGAATATTACTCCTGAAGTTCGACCTGATGCGCATCAGTTCATCAAG ATTCCATATTTTCATGACGTGGGTATAAAGACTCTGACATATTTAGATTCATTGCTGCAATGGGACAATTTGCAAAAGAGCCAGTTTTATAAAGGTTTGCCTGaagctttaaaaaagttaCCTCATCGAGTGAAACTGCAAAGGGTTTTATCTTGTGTGGTTCGGGATTTAGGGCAGCCCACCATGGTTCCCTTTATATTGCCCTGCATATTTGAAATTGCCCATGATTGCTCCAAAGAAGAATATAAAACCTTTGTTCTGCCACATTTAAAACCAATAATGAAGTTAATTGAACCTATTCAA ATTCTTTTAATTATGCTCCAAAAAATGGAGCTGCTGCTCAAACTCACTCCAGCTGAAGATATTCAACTGCATGTTCTACCAATGTTGTACAGAGGATTGGATTCTGACTCTCCACAAATTCATGAATTGTGTTTGCTGGTTTTGCCAACATTTGCAGGCCTTTTGGATCATGGAAATGTGAAGAACAGTCTCCTTCCCAGGATTAAGAAATTATGCTTGAGCACTTCCACTCTGAGTGTGCGGGTGAATTGTCTTTTGTGCGTCGGAAAGTTGTTGGAGCATTTAGATAAGTGGCTGGTGTTAGATGAG GTGTTGCCGTTTTTACCCCAGATTCCCTCGCGGGAACCTGCAGTCCTCATGGGAATTCTCGGTATTTACAAAATTGCCATGAATCACAAGAAATTGGGTATCAGTAAAGAGATTATAGCTACCAGGATCCTACCTTTCCTCATACCTCTCTGTATCGAAAATGGCTTAACTTTGGCCCAATTTAACGCTATAACTTCGGttgttaaagaaatgtttCAAGCTATTGAAAGTGAGCACAGAACTAAATTAGAGCAATTAAATTCTGTTAAAGATGAAGAGAAAATATTGGCTTCGACAATGCCTTCTATGACACATACTGTGAAAGCTGTGGACCTTAGAGATGATCTTAGTGCCTTAAGCTTGGAAAGTAGCATGTTGAGCTCAAGGAAACCCACTCCTGCTCCCTCCATGAGCATGGAGCAGAAGCAAACAATAGCAAGGCACCAAGAGAGTTTGAATATGTTTAATGATCAACGTAATAAAGAACCTAAGATCCTAAGCCCTTCTGCACCTCAACGGAAAGATCTGACTTCTAGTTTATCTAGCAACGACTTTGGAGATTTTCTTAGCACCTCACCTGCACCCATAAACAGCAATTTGAGACAATTACCAGGAGGAAGTTTCACAAATAATGTCTCAAACGCCAACTACAGACAAAATACTACATTTCAACCTCAAACcgcaaatttaaatcaaaattttagccTTTGGATGAGCAATCAGCCGCAAAATTCCGCGTTTAGAGTTCAGCAAACTCAGAATTGGTCAGCCTTAGACAGTTTACTGCCTGTAAATTTGAACTCAACGGCAAATAAAACTCCAATGAATCAAATTAGTGGTAGTCAAATTCCGCTGATTCCTCAAGCACCTTTAAATGCctcaaataataatcaattgagtaaaagtgatttattggattttttaaattaa